A region of the Desulfovibrio litoralis DSM 11393 genome:
TTTTTGGACTAATGCCACACCCGGAGGCTTTTAACGATAAAACAAACCACCCGGCTTGGACAAGAGGCGAAAGTTCCGAGCTTGGAACAGCCTTATTTGTTGGTGGAGTGAATTATTTAAAAAGTATTTAGTTTTGGAAACCTCTAAAACCAGAGGTTTCTTTGATACGTTTTATAATTTTAAAAAAGACCTAAGAGCATAGAATTTTTATCTATATTGTTAGGTCTTTTGTTTTGTTGTTTGACATCATTTAAAGACCATTGCAAAACTCTGTTTTGCGTGCTTTTATCATCGTTTTATGCTCTGTATGGGCATAGCATAAAACGTCTTAATACACAAAAACCACTCATTTTACAGGAAAATTAAATTTTCCTTATTCATAGTTTTTGGAGTGTCTTTCTGGAGTATCTTTTTGGCGAAAGCCACTTTGAGACTATTGTGCAATAGTCTCATTTATATTATAGCTAGAGTAGTATATAATGTAGTGAAGCTATTAAGCGTTGTTTTACTTTAATATAATAACGACTATTGTATAATATAGCGTTTTTATGATGTATTGTTTTATAAGGATATTATATGCAACCGCAAGCTCAAGAATTAATTCAAACAAATAAAGATAATAGTACAAAAATAGAACATCTTACTTTAAAAGTTAACGGCATGCATTGTGCCGCCTGTTCCGCTCGCATTGAAAGAGTTTTAAGTAATACTAACGGAGTAAATAAGGCAAGCGTAAACCTAGTAAGCAGTCAATTGAGTTTAAGTTATGTTCCTGAAATTATCAGCTTGGAAAGTATTTTTGAAAAAGTTGCAAGCTTGGGCTTTAGTCTTGAATTACCTGCCGCCGAAGACGATTTATTGTCAAACATGAAGCAAAGACAAAAAGACGAAACGGAAAGATTAAGAAAGCAGGCTTTAAACTTAATCCCCAATCTTGGGCTTGCCTTACCTTTATTAATTATTTCTATGGGTGAGATGTTTGGATTAAACTTACCTGAGTTTATTTCTAGCACTCATTCACCAAAAATGTTTGCCTTTATACAGTTTATTCTCTGTACTCCGCTTTTGTGGTTGGGGCGGAATTTTTATATTTCTGGCTTTCGTCAGTTGTTTAAAGCCAGCCCTAATATGGATTCTTTAGTGGCATTAGGCACGGGGGCAGCATATTTATATAGTTTATGGTTTAGTTTTGTTGTTTGGTTTGGTCAAAATACTGTGGAGCTTTCCGCTACCATGGCTTTAGATGGTCATCATGCTGCGATGAATGGTGCTATTGGGCAACTTTATTATGAATCGGCGGCTGTTTTATTGGCGATGATTTCACTCGGAAAATATCTTGAAGCTCGCTCTACTCATAAAGCGGGGAGTGCGATTGAGGGTTTATTAAACTTAGCACCTGAAACCGCTACAAGAGTGTCATTAGAAGCGAATGAGCAAGAAGAGCTTGTTTCAGTTTCCGCCCTTTTGGTGGGTGATTATATTTTGATACGCCCCGGAGAGCGTGTTCCCGTTGATGGTTTGGTGATAAAAGGGCAGTCTAGTGTTGATGAATCCATGTTAACAGGCGAAAGTTTGCCTGTGTTTAAAGAAAAAGGCAGTAATGTTGTTGCCGGTTCTTTAAATAAAAACGGAAGTTTTGTGATGCAGGCACAAAAAATAGGCTTAAATACAAGTTTAGCACGCATTGCACGCATGGTGCAAGATGCACAAAGTTCAAAGCCTGACTTGGCTAAACTGGCGGATCAAATCAGTCTTTATTTTGTTCCAACAGTAATGGCTATTGCTCTTTTAAGTGGAGTCTTTTGGTTTTTTTATGGCGATCTTGCTTTGAGTTTAAAACATTTTGTTTCCGTGCTTGTTATCGCTTGTCCTTGTGCTATGGGCTTGGCTGTTCCGACCGCCGTTATTGTTTCATCAGGTAGGGCGGCAGAGCTTGGAATTTTAGTGCGTAATGGTGCGGCTCTTGAAAGAGGTGCTAAAGTACAAACCATTTTGATGGATAAAACAGGGACACTCACAGAGGGAAAGCCAAAGTTAAAAGATATTATTATATTAACTGATGAGAATAATTTTGACTTTTCAGAACTCAAAGCAGTAGCACAGCTTTATAGTTTAAGTTTAGAAGAACTTTTGGTTTTAGCTTGTGCTACTTTAGAGGCTAGCTCCGAACACCCTCTGGCAGATGCACTGATTCAAGCCAAAACAGAGCTTTATACACAACATAATTTAATAGATAGTACCTTTGAACTAAACCTTATAGAGAATAGTTTTAATAGTGTAGCGGGTAAAGGGGTAGAGGCGGAGTTAAATATTGTAAGCGGTGCAAAAAATATGACTTTTCATATTGCCTGTGGAAATAGATTGTTTATAGAAGAGTTAAATCAAGTTAAGTTAACGGCGAAAGAATCAGACATTATGCAGGCCGTAGCCACTAAAGGACAAACTCCTTTGTTGTTAAGTATCAATAAAATTTTAGTTGCTGTTTTGGGAATAGCCGATAGCCCAAGAGAAGAATCTAAGGCTGTTATCCAAGAGCTTAAAAGATTAAATATTGAAGTAGTAATGCTCACGGGTGATAATCAGGAAACAGCAAAAGCAGTGTGTAGTGAACTTGGCATTAAACAGTATCATGCCGGGTTGCTCCCCGGTGATAAAGCCAACATTATTCATGAGTTTCAAGAAAAAGGTTTGGTTGTGGCAATGATTGGGGACGGCGTAAATGATGCACCCGCATTAGCTAAAGCAAACCTTGGTATTGCTATGGGCAGTGCGATTGATATTGCTGTTGATGCCGGAGATTTGGTCTTGTTAAAACCCGGTCTTGTTGCCTTGCCAACTGCTTTAAGATTGTGTTCGGCAACAGTAAGGAATATTAAACAAAATTTATTTTGGGCGTTTGCTTATAATTTATTGGGTATTCCCGTTGCTAGCGGAATTTTATCAATTTGGGGTGGACCAACCCTGTCCCCTATGCTTGCAGGAACAGCAATGGCATTGAGTTCTGTTTCTGTTGTTACCAACGCTTTACGCCTACGTTATTTTAAGTAATACCATTGCAACACTCCGTTTTGCGTGGTCTTTTTCATCGTTTTATATGGCCTAAAACGTTTTAATACACAAAACTCACTAATTTTACAGGGGAATTAAATGTTCTTTATTCGTGATTTTTGGAGTGCCTTTCTGACGCAAGCTACTATGAGACTATTGTGTAATAGTTTTACAGTGGTTTTTTCTTTGGTTGACAAAGATTCGCTAGAATAGAAT
Encoded here:
- a CDS encoding heavy metal translocating P-type ATPase produces the protein MQPQAQELIQTNKDNSTKIEHLTLKVNGMHCAACSARIERVLSNTNGVNKASVNLVSSQLSLSYVPEIISLESIFEKVASLGFSLELPAAEDDLLSNMKQRQKDETERLRKQALNLIPNLGLALPLLIISMGEMFGLNLPEFISSTHSPKMFAFIQFILCTPLLWLGRNFYISGFRQLFKASPNMDSLVALGTGAAYLYSLWFSFVVWFGQNTVELSATMALDGHHAAMNGAIGQLYYESAAVLLAMISLGKYLEARSTHKAGSAIEGLLNLAPETATRVSLEANEQEELVSVSALLVGDYILIRPGERVPVDGLVIKGQSSVDESMLTGESLPVFKEKGSNVVAGSLNKNGSFVMQAQKIGLNTSLARIARMVQDAQSSKPDLAKLADQISLYFVPTVMAIALLSGVFWFFYGDLALSLKHFVSVLVIACPCAMGLAVPTAVIVSSGRAAELGILVRNGAALERGAKVQTILMDKTGTLTEGKPKLKDIIILTDENNFDFSELKAVAQLYSLSLEELLVLACATLEASSEHPLADALIQAKTELYTQHNLIDSTFELNLIENSFNSVAGKGVEAELNIVSGAKNMTFHIACGNRLFIEELNQVKLTAKESDIMQAVATKGQTPLLLSINKILVAVLGIADSPREESKAVIQELKRLNIEVVMLTGDNQETAKAVCSELGIKQYHAGLLPGDKANIIHEFQEKGLVVAMIGDGVNDAPALAKANLGIAMGSAIDIAVDAGDLVLLKPGLVALPTALRLCSATVRNIKQNLFWAFAYNLLGIPVASGILSIWGGPTLSPMLAGTAMALSSVSVVTNALRLRYFK